A genomic segment from Flavobacterium litorale encodes:
- a CDS encoding LytR/AlgR family response regulator transcription factor, with protein sequence MQYSYLIIDDNEAHVKEILSLMEGFPEYYCAGVATTKEEAVNKILELEPQMVFTEIASKKKSSQLSLSIITELHQFLDRLPYFVVVTSTPKHAFDAMKAGVSDYLLKPLISFELRKTLLKFQKTNPVIANNTICIRSYGDYQFISLHDIVYLKADNNTTDFYLQNGRKLTAYKTLKHYEANLPLFFFRIHNSYIVNSNYISRINTGKSLCYLSHSDISISFSKTFKENVDAIIRKIAPEYL encoded by the coding sequence GTGCAATATTCGTACTTAATAATAGATGACAATGAAGCCCACGTTAAAGAGATACTTTCTTTAATGGAAGGCTTTCCTGAGTACTATTGTGCTGGTGTTGCAACTACTAAAGAGGAAGCTGTAAATAAAATACTAGAGCTAGAACCACAAATGGTTTTTACAGAAATAGCTTCCAAGAAAAAAAGTAGCCAGCTCTCACTATCTATAATAACTGAATTGCATCAGTTTTTAGATAGGTTGCCTTACTTTGTGGTAGTAACGAGTACGCCCAAACATGCTTTTGATGCTATGAAAGCAGGAGTATCCGATTATTTGCTTAAACCGCTTATATCTTTTGAGTTACGCAAAACATTGCTGAAATTCCAAAAAACAAATCCTGTAATAGCCAATAATACTATATGCATACGCTCTTACGGCGATTATCAGTTTATATCGTTGCATGATATTGTTTACTTAAAAGCAGATAATAATACTACTGACTTTTATTTGCAAAATGGCAGAAAACTTACTGCTTATAAAACATTAAAGCACTACGAGGCAAATCTGCCCCTGTTCTTTTTCCGTATACATAACAGCTACATAGTTAATAGTAACTATATCTCTCGTATAAACACAGGCAAATCGTTATGCTACCTTAGCCATAGCGATATTTCGATATCATTTTCTAAAACTTTTAAAGAAAATGTGGATGCCATTATTCGTAAAATAGCCCCCGAATATTTGTAA
- a CDS encoding anhydro-N-acetylmuramic acid kinase, giving the protein MYLIIANFSTRMSNFSQMEKQSYNVIGVMSGTSLDGVDLAHISLVKYNEQWSYTIHRATTVAYTPEWVERLKSGINFKLAALRKLNEDYTVLLAGIINTFINKYNITVIDAVCSHGHTILHQPQNGFTLQIGNLPTIADMVKQTFVCNFRVQDVVMGGQGAPLVPIGDRLLFTEYDFCLNLGGFSNISFEENGKRIAYDICPVNTVLNYYANSLGYAYDDGGAIAATGQVLPELLSALNAIDYYAMPYPKSLGFEFVKAIVLPVMEQHNSSIKNKLCTFITHCAMQIARAIVSKNSKGSLLITGGGAYNTFLIAKIKALLPNTKVTVPDDDTVQYKEALLFGLLGVLKLRNEVNVLCSYTGAKTNHSSGVVLYPKASPSF; this is encoded by the coding sequence ATGTACTTAATAATTGCCAATTTTTCAACTAGAATGAGTAATTTTAGCCAGATGGAGAAGCAAAGCTATAACGTTATCGGAGTAATGTCTGGAACATCCCTTGACGGGGTCGACTTGGCTCATATTTCGTTAGTTAAGTACAACGAGCAATGGAGTTACACCATACACCGAGCAACTACCGTTGCGTATACTCCAGAATGGGTAGAACGGCTCAAGTCGGGTATCAATTTTAAGCTTGCTGCGTTGCGTAAACTTAACGAAGATTATACTGTGCTACTGGCAGGTATTATAAACACATTTATTAATAAGTACAATATAACGGTTATAGATGCTGTTTGCTCGCATGGGCACACTATATTACACCAACCACAAAATGGGTTTACATTGCAAATAGGCAATTTGCCTACTATAGCTGATATGGTTAAACAGACTTTTGTTTGCAATTTTAGGGTGCAGGATGTGGTTATGGGTGGGCAAGGCGCACCATTGGTACCTATAGGCGATAGGCTTTTATTTACTGAATATGATTTTTGTTTGAACCTCGGTGGCTTTTCTAACATATCGTTTGAGGAAAATGGCAAGCGTATTGCTTATGATATTTGCCCTGTAAATACCGTATTAAATTACTATGCCAATAGTTTGGGATATGCTTATGACGATGGTGGTGCTATAGCTGCAACTGGGCAAGTACTACCAGAATTACTGAGTGCATTAAATGCTATTGATTATTATGCAATGCCTTATCCAAAATCGTTAGGGTTTGAGTTTGTTAAAGCAATTGTATTACCCGTTATGGAGCAACATAATAGCAGTATAAAAAATAAGCTATGTACATTTATAACCCATTGTGCTATGCAAATTGCTAGGGCAATTGTAAGCAAAAATTCAAAGGGTAGCTTGTTAATAACAGGGGGAGGGGCGTACAACACTTTTTTAATTGCAAAAATAAAAGCACTTTTACCTAATACAAAAGTTACTGTACCCGATGATGATACGGTACAGTACAAAGAGGCGTTGTTATTTGGTTTATTAGGTGTGCTAAAACTACGTAATGAGGTAAATGTTTTGTGCAGTTATACAGGAGCTAAAACCAACCATAGCTCTGGTGTGGTGTTATACCCTAAAGCATCCCCATCTTTTTAA
- a CDS encoding tetratricopeptide repeat-containing sensor histidine kinase → MVILLYATSCSSPEDKVLSQTKAGKYLDESNNTGLEVGERRKYVDSAYMELKSNKQNDSVTRYLYSRTIAAYYNLDLYDKSLVVSNDALEMATEVEDTLDIAKTLYRIGDIYYAKSNNDTAFYYYDKAEKLYLDLDEPGGLGEIILYKAYIYYNIGEYVLSEVQAFKALELLQKDNRTVHIYNCYNLIASALDGQNNTKEALAYYNDAFQYLDNFRNEGYSEANIEIYKASCYNNIGGVYIKQGDYQKAIDIYNEALQINDLKNRATYLYAKLLNNLAYAKFKAGDDKDLPDLFYESLNIRDSINNTSGIVASSIHLGEYFASEQDTVQALKYLKNAYSNAKKIKSHFDILNSLKLLAELDKDRSIYYSNRYITVNDSLQDMARANREKYARIEYETNKLQSEKEALVKRNSLIIGASAIALLFIAAVFIIYYLNSRNKELLLIQEQQKANEEIYQLMNEQQTKIDLARKEEKDRIAMELHDGILNNIYAVRLNLEFINKKADEEAILKRKGFIKDLQKVETEIRAVSHDLSKNAMLQQEKSFENILQYMIASQKNDFNTVFESDIDSTVNWDVLSNILKVNIYRIVQEALQNINKYSQANFAKVTIEKESDSISVTILDDGIGFDTQTSKGGIGLKNLNKRALALSGNIEITSQVGNGSIIKVTFPI, encoded by the coding sequence TTGGTTATACTACTGTATGCCACATCTTGCAGTTCTCCTGAGGATAAAGTATTATCTCAGACTAAAGCAGGAAAATACCTAGACGAATCCAATAATACTGGGCTAGAAGTTGGCGAACGTCGTAAATATGTCGATTCGGCCTATATGGAGTTAAAATCCAATAAGCAAAACGATTCTGTTACCCGCTATCTGTACAGCCGTACAATAGCAGCATACTATAATCTGGATTTATACGATAAATCATTAGTGGTTAGTAATGATGCTCTCGAAATGGCAACAGAGGTTGAGGATACGTTAGATATAGCTAAAACGCTGTATAGAATTGGAGATATTTATTACGCAAAATCCAATAACGATACTGCTTTTTATTATTATGATAAAGCCGAAAAACTTTATCTGGATTTAGATGAACCTGGAGGCTTGGGAGAGATTATTCTTTACAAAGCGTACATATACTACAATATTGGGGAGTATGTGCTTTCCGAAGTGCAAGCGTTTAAAGCATTGGAGTTACTCCAAAAAGATAACAGAACAGTACACATTTACAATTGTTATAACTTAATAGCATCGGCACTGGACGGGCAGAACAATACCAAAGAGGCACTTGCTTATTACAACGATGCTTTTCAGTACCTAGACAATTTTAGAAACGAAGGGTATAGCGAAGCTAATATCGAAATTTACAAGGCTTCATGCTACAATAATATAGGAGGTGTTTACATTAAGCAGGGTGATTACCAAAAAGCCATTGATATTTACAATGAAGCTTTACAAATTAACGATTTAAAAAACAGAGCAACCTACCTGTATGCAAAACTCCTGAACAATTTAGCCTACGCCAAGTTTAAGGCAGGAGATGATAAAGACTTGCCCGACCTCTTTTATGAATCGTTAAACATACGCGATAGTATTAACAATACATCGGGTATTGTGGCAAGCAGTATTCATTTAGGAGAGTATTTTGCTTCTGAACAAGATACTGTACAAGCCCTAAAATACCTTAAGAATGCCTATAGTAATGCAAAAAAGATAAAAAGTCATTTTGATATTTTAAATAGCCTAAAGTTACTTGCCGAACTTGATAAGGACAGGAGTATTTACTATTCCAACCGTTATATTACAGTAAACGATAGTTTACAGGATATGGCGCGTGCCAACCGAGAGAAGTATGCACGTATTGAGTACGAAACAAATAAACTCCAAAGTGAAAAAGAAGCACTCGTAAAAAGAAATAGCCTTATAATTGGCGCATCTGCCATAGCGTTATTATTTATAGCGGCTGTTTTTATAATTTACTACTTAAATTCACGCAATAAAGAACTACTCCTAATTCAAGAACAACAAAAAGCAAATGAGGAGATATACCAGTTAATGAATGAGCAACAAACTAAAATAGACCTTGCTCGTAAAGAAGAAAAAGACAGAATAGCCATGGAGTTGCACGACGGTATTTTAAATAATATTTATGCCGTTCGGCTCAACCTAGAATTCATCAATAAAAAAGCAGACGAAGAAGCCATACTAAAACGAAAAGGATTTATAAAAGACTTGCAAAAAGTAGAAACTGAAATACGGGCTGTATCACATGATTTGAGCAAGAACGCAATGCTGCAACAAGAAAAAAGTTTCGAAAATATATTGCAGTACATGATTGCTAGTCAGAAAAATGACTTTAACACGGTGTTCGAGAGTGATATAGATAGTACTGTTAACTGGGATGTGCTCTCCAATATTCTTAAAGTTAATATATACCGAATTGTTCAGGAAGCCCTGCAAAATATAAACAAGTACTCACAGGCTAACTTTGCCAAAGTAACCATAGAGAAAGAATCGGATAGTATAAGCGTTACCATATTGGATGACGGTATTGGGTTTGATACACAAACTTCAAAAGGAGGTATAGGACTCAAAAACCTTAACAAGCGTGCACTCGCATTAAGCGGTAATATCGAAATAACATCACAGGTAGGAAACGGCTCAATAATTAAAGTTACATTCCCAATCTAA
- a CDS encoding response regulator, translated as MSQNLNILIVDDHPMTVNGYVNVLSEENFEGRNLNFTKALNCKDAYNIITQSVTDENPFNIAYLDLSLPPYPEKNIFSGFDLGVLIKAIIPDCIIIILTMHSEAALVDRLIKEINPRGILCKSDIDIDEFLNAFKIVFEDGETYLSNKIRKAMKDKVFDNFNLDSYDKQILMRLSEGILTKNIPNYVPLSLSAIEKRKARMKNMLLEEQGGDDYELIETIKKMGML; from the coding sequence ATGTCACAGAATTTGAACATTTTAATCGTTGATGATCACCCTATGACGGTTAACGGATATGTAAACGTATTATCTGAAGAAAACTTTGAAGGGCGCAACTTAAATTTTACTAAAGCATTAAATTGTAAAGATGCTTATAACATTATTACCCAATCGGTAACGGATGAGAACCCGTTTAACATTGCTTACCTCGATTTGAGTTTACCTCCTTACCCCGAAAAAAACATATTTTCAGGGTTTGACCTTGGTGTACTCATAAAAGCCATAATTCCTGATTGTATTATAATTATACTTACAATGCATAGCGAAGCTGCATTGGTAGACAGGCTTATAAAGGAAATAAACCCTAGAGGCATTTTATGCAAAAGCGATATTGATATCGATGAGTTTTTAAATGCCTTTAAAATTGTTTTTGAGGATGGCGAAACCTATTTGAGTAATAAGATTAGGAAAGCCATGAAGGATAAGGTTTTTGACAACTTTAACTTAGATAGCTACGATAAACAAATACTCATGCGCCTTTCTGAGGGAATATTAACCAAAAATATTCCTAACTACGTACCGTTATCGCTTAGCGCTATAGAAAAAAGAAAAGCACGTATGAAGAACATGCTGCTGGAAGAACAAGGTGGTGATGATTACGAACTTATAGAAACTATTAAAAAGATGGGGATGCTTTAG